A part of Leptospira wolffii serovar Khorat str. Khorat-H2 genomic DNA contains:
- the rpsH gene encoding 30S ribosomal protein S8, producing MSLSDPIGDMLTRIRNAGRAKHESCVIPGSKIKRSILELMKEEGYISGYEPVTNGSFEDFKVALKYDVTKKPIIRELVRVSKPGRRVYLKSEEIRPYKNNMGTMILSTSKGIMTGKKARKLRVGGEVICKLS from the coding sequence ATGAGTTTATCTGATCCTATCGGCGATATGCTGACCCGCATCCGAAATGCTGGTCGTGCGAAACACGAGAGTTGCGTCATTCCTGGAAGCAAAATCAAACGCTCCATTCTGGAATTGATGAAAGAAGAAGGTTATATCAGCGGTTACGAGCCTGTGACCAACGGAAGTTTCGAAGATTTCAAAGTGGCTCTGAAATACGACGTCACTAAGAAACCTATCATCCGTGAGTTGGTTCGCGTTTCCAAGCCCGGCCGTCGTGTATATCTGAAGAGCGAAGAGATCCGTCCCTATAAAAACAATATGGGAACTATGATCCTCTCCACTTCCAAAGGAATTATGACCGGGAAGAAAGCCCGTAAATTACGCGTAGGAGGAGAGGTGATCTGCAAACTCTCTTAA
- the rplX gene encoding 50S ribosomal protein L24, with translation MSKLTYRGSEYTKFKPVRLHKDDEVVVIAGKEKGKRGKILVIDKKRDRVVVEGLNKRKRFLRPTQENPQGGVVEVEAPMHISNVMFYDSKKKKGVRLGYQENKGKKVRVSKPDGKEI, from the coding sequence ATGTCCAAGCTGACGTATCGGGGATCCGAATATACTAAATTCAAACCCGTTCGCCTGCACAAAGACGACGAAGTCGTCGTGATCGCAGGAAAAGAAAAAGGTAAAAGAGGAAAAATCCTCGTTATCGATAAAAAACGGGATCGTGTCGTGGTTGAAGGCTTAAACAAACGCAAGCGTTTCTTAAGACCTACCCAGGAGAACCCTCAGGGAGGAGTAGTGGAAGTGGAAGCTCCTATGCACATTTCCAACGTAATGTTCTACGACTCCAAGAAGAAGAAGGGAGTTCGCTTGGGATACCAAGAGAATAAAGGCAAAAAAGTCCGCGTTTCCAAACCGGACGGGAAAGAGATCTAA
- the rpsS gene encoding 30S ribosomal protein S19, which translates to MMRSTKKGPFIDSHLMSKVIKLNSENQKKPFKTWSRRSTIFPDMIGHTIMVHNGNKFIPVYINDNMVGHKLGEFAPTRTYRGHGNADKKAAKK; encoded by the coding sequence ATCATGCGATCTACTAAGAAAGGTCCGTTCATCGACAGTCACCTCATGAGCAAGGTGATCAAACTGAACTCCGAAAACCAAAAGAAGCCTTTTAAAACCTGGTCTCGTAGAAGTACGATTTTCCCGGACATGATCGGTCACACCATCATGGTTCATAACGGGAACAAGTTCATTCCGGTTTACATCAACGACAATATGGTCGGACACAAGTTGGGAGAATTTGCTCCTACTCGTACCTACCGTGGTCACGGAAACGCGGATAAAAAGGCGGCGAAGAAATAA
- the rpmC gene encoding 50S ribosomal protein L29, with protein sequence MKKIKLAELKDAEILAQLEDARKVIRTARFQYGVSRSLENPKVIANAKKKIARLLTIQKNRELAAKPGSTKTKRYSRATRKGQALAKANAAAKKNAKAKN encoded by the coding sequence GTGAAAAAGATCAAACTCGCAGAGTTGAAAGACGCGGAAATTCTGGCTCAGTTGGAAGATGCGCGCAAGGTCATCCGCACCGCTCGCTTCCAATACGGAGTATCCCGTTCTTTGGAAAATCCGAAGGTAATCGCGAACGCTAAGAAGAAGATCGCTCGCCTTCTGACCATCCAAAAGAACAGAGAGTTGGCTGCGAAGCCCGGTTCCACTAAGACCAAGCGTTATTCCAGAGCGACTCGCAAAGGCCAAGCTTTAGCAAAAGCGAATGCCGCCGCTAAGAAGAATGCGAAGGCTAAGAATTGA
- a CDS encoding type Z 30S ribosomal protein S14 — protein sequence MAKTSLIERHKKKKKFKVRVHNRCPLCGRPRGYLRRFDMCRICFRKLASQAQIPGVVKASW from the coding sequence ATGGCTAAGACATCTTTAATAGAAAGACATAAGAAGAAAAAGAAATTCAAAGTACGGGTTCACAACCGTTGCCCACTCTGCGGTCGTCCACGTGGTTACCTCAGAAGATTTGATATGTGCAGAATTTGCTTCCGGAAACTGGCTAGCCAAGCTCAGATCCCGGGCGTAGTCAAGGCATCTTGGTAA
- the tuf gene encoding elongation factor Tu, whose product MAKEKFDRSKPHLNVGTIGHVDHGKTTLTAAITTTLAKVLGGKNKAVAYDQIDNAPEEKARGITIATSHQEYETANRHYAHVDCPGHADYVKNMITGAAQMDAAILVVSATDGPMPQTKEHILLARQVGVPYIIVFINKADMLAADEREEMIQMVEMDVRDLLNKYNFPGDATPIVYGSALKALEGDESELGTQSIVKLMEALDTYVPNPKRITDKPFLMPVEDVFSITGRGTVATGRVEQGTLKINDEVEIVGIRPTTKTVVTGIEMFRKLLDSAEAGDNIGALLRGTKKEDIERGQVLAKPGSITPHRKFNAEVYVLTKDEGGRHTPFFNNYRPQFYFRTTDITGVCNLPNGMEMVMPGDNVTMSIELIHPIAMDKGLKFAIREGGKTIGSGVVAEITE is encoded by the coding sequence ATGGCTAAGGAGAAATTCGACAGGTCCAAACCACACTTAAACGTTGGTACTATCGGACACGTTGACCATGGAAAAACCACGCTAACGGCAGCAATCACCACTACGCTTGCAAAAGTATTGGGTGGAAAAAACAAAGCCGTAGCTTACGACCAAATTGATAACGCGCCTGAAGAAAAGGCTCGTGGGATCACGATTGCAACCTCTCACCAAGAGTATGAGACTGCAAACCGTCACTACGCACACGTTGACTGCCCGGGACACGCTGACTATGTTAAAAACATGATCACCGGTGCTGCTCAGATGGACGCTGCGATTCTAGTTGTTTCCGCAACTGACGGACCTATGCCTCAAACGAAAGAGCACATCCTGCTCGCTCGTCAGGTAGGTGTTCCTTACATCATCGTATTCATCAACAAAGCGGACATGCTTGCAGCAGACGAGCGCGAGGAAATGATTCAAATGGTTGAGATGGACGTTCGCGACCTTCTTAACAAATACAATTTCCCAGGCGACGCTACTCCAATCGTTTACGGATCCGCTCTAAAAGCTCTGGAAGGAGACGAAAGCGAGCTCGGAACTCAATCCATCGTTAAATTGATGGAAGCTCTGGACACTTACGTTCCGAATCCTAAGCGTATTACCGACAAGCCGTTCCTGATGCCTGTAGAGGACGTATTCTCTATCACCGGTCGTGGAACTGTTGCAACCGGAAGAGTAGAGCAAGGAACCCTGAAAATCAACGACGAGGTTGAAATCGTTGGTATTCGTCCTACTACGAAAACGGTCGTTACCGGTATCGAAATGTTCCGTAAACTTTTGGATTCTGCGGAAGCAGGAGACAATATCGGTGCTCTTCTTCGCGGAACCAAGAAAGAAGACATCGAGAGAGGACAAGTTCTCGCTAAACCGGGATCAATCACTCCTCACAGAAAGTTCAACGCGGAAGTTTACGTTCTTACCAAAGACGAAGGTGGACGTCACACTCCATTCTTCAATAACTACCGTCCACAGTTCTATTTCAGAACTACCGACATCACCGGCGTTTGTAACCTGCCTAACGGTATGGAAATGGTAATGCCTGGTGACAACGTTACGATGAGCATCGAGTTGATTCACCCGATCGCCATGGACAAAGGTCTTAAATTCGCGATCCGCGAAGGTGGAAAGACTATCGGTTCCGGCGTAGTGGCTGAGATCACCGAGTAA
- the rpsQ gene encoding 30S ribosomal protein S17, translating to METAKKHIKKSLLSEGRVVSTAMDKTLVMIVEARKTHPRFKKIVRKTVKMKVHDEKNECQVGDKILAIETRPLSREKRHRLFKIVEKAK from the coding sequence ATGGAAACTGCAAAGAAGCATATTAAGAAATCCCTTCTGAGCGAAGGTAGAGTCGTAAGCACCGCCATGGATAAAACCTTGGTGATGATCGTGGAAGCACGTAAGACTCATCCTAGATTCAAGAAGATCGTTCGTAAAACCGTTAAAATGAAGGTTCACGACGAGAAGAACGAATGCCAAGTAGGAGACAAGATTCTCGCGATTGAAACTCGCCCTCTGTCCCGCGAAAAGCGTCACCGTCTATTTAAGATCGTAGAAAAGGCAAAGTAA
- the rplB gene encoding 50S ribosomal protein L2, protein MGIKKFKPVTSASRFKSVLTFEEITEIEPYRPLTISLNYKAGRGEGGKIAVRRKGGRVKRKYRIIDFKRRKVGITATVKTVEYDPYRSAFISLVSYSDGEYAYILNAEGMKVGDKISNGEGVEIKIGNALPLGKIPPGTNVHNVELKIGRGGQIARTAGSFATIAGRDGEYVLLKLPSSEVRKVHQNCYATVGICSNKDHNLVSIGKAGRNRWLGKRPKVRGVVMNPVDHPHGGGEGRTSGGRHPVTPWGIPTKGYKTRRRAKPSDKFIIQKRKGNRSR, encoded by the coding sequence ATGGGAATTAAGAAATTTAAACCCGTTACTTCCGCCAGCCGCTTTAAATCGGTTCTTACTTTCGAAGAAATCACCGAAATCGAACCGTATCGTCCATTGACGATCAGCCTGAATTATAAAGCAGGTCGCGGAGAAGGTGGAAAAATCGCGGTTCGCAGAAAAGGCGGACGCGTTAAACGTAAATATCGTATCATCGACTTCAAACGCCGTAAAGTGGGTATCACCGCTACGGTTAAGACCGTGGAGTACGATCCGTATCGTTCCGCATTTATCTCTCTCGTCAGCTATTCTGACGGAGAATACGCTTATATCCTAAATGCCGAAGGCATGAAAGTTGGAGACAAAATTTCCAATGGAGAAGGCGTTGAGATTAAAATCGGTAACGCTCTTCCTCTCGGAAAAATTCCTCCAGGCACCAATGTGCATAACGTGGAATTGAAAATCGGAAGAGGCGGGCAGATCGCAAGAACCGCTGGATCCTTCGCAACCATCGCAGGTAGAGACGGAGAATACGTTCTTCTCAAGCTCCCGAGCTCCGAGGTTCGTAAAGTTCACCAGAACTGCTATGCGACCGTCGGTATTTGCAGCAATAAAGATCATAACCTCGTTTCCATCGGTAAAGCCGGTAGAAACAGATGGTTGGGAAAACGTCCTAAGGTTAGAGGGGTTGTAATGAACCCGGTTGACCACCCACATGGTGGTGGTGAGGGACGTACTTCCGGAGGACGTCACCCAGTGACTCCTTGGGGTATTCCGACCAAAGGATACAAAACTCGTCGTAGGGCTAAACCTTCCGACAAGTTTATCATCCAGAAAAGAAAGGGAAATAGGAGCAGGTAA
- the rplC gene encoding 50S ribosomal protein L3: MAKGLIGKKIGMSQIFDEQGNIIPVTVLEVGPCAVSQVKSAQTDGYDAIQLAFQDDKEKHLSKAQKGHLAKTGLTPKRVLKEFRDFGEEPAPGAELKAQDVFAVSDIVKVTGTSKGKGFQGVIKRYGHHGGPGAHGSRFHRHPGSMGSNTTPGRVFKGRKLPGRTGFDTKTVLNLKVVRIHEAENLVFVSGSVPGPANTIVTIEKI, translated from the coding sequence ATGGCAAAGGGATTAATCGGTAAAAAGATAGGGATGTCCCAAATCTTCGACGAACAAGGAAATATCATTCCTGTAACCGTCTTAGAAGTAGGTCCCTGCGCAGTTTCCCAAGTCAAGTCCGCACAAACGGACGGTTACGACGCGATTCAGTTAGCTTTTCAGGATGATAAAGAAAAACACCTGAGCAAGGCACAAAAAGGCCATTTAGCTAAAACTGGACTTACTCCTAAAAGAGTGTTGAAGGAATTTCGGGATTTCGGGGAAGAACCCGCACCCGGCGCGGAATTAAAAGCGCAAGACGTATTTGCAGTTTCGGATATCGTAAAAGTGACCGGAACCAGCAAAGGTAAAGGCTTCCAAGGTGTGATCAAAAGATACGGTCACCATGGTGGTCCGGGAGCTCACGGTTCTCGTTTCCACAGGCACCCTGGTTCCATGGGTTCCAACACTACTCCGGGAAGAGTATTCAAAGGACGCAAACTTCCAGGCCGCACCGGTTTCGATACGAAAACCGTTCTGAACCTGAAAGTAGTTCGTATCCACGAAGCTGAGAATTTGGTTTTCGTTAGCGGTTCCGTTCCTGGTCCTGCGAACACCATCGTCACTATAGAGAAGATATAA
- a CDS encoding elongation factor G-like protein: protein MSLPFLNPGIFAHIDAGKTTLLERILFETGKISSPGRIEEGTTESDYLPEEIERGISIQSTVARIPYPNEESPRLLLQFVDNPGHLDFQSQANASLLVSDFGLVLVDSFEGLKSQTFQNVEALRKAGRPILLFLNKLDREGSDILTPLVDLEVALGKEPVLLFKEGGEVPLLEGKGEERDFLPCIEWDPDLSEEYLKDHSKLPLLAKEGLIKGFWEGKVFPVLGGSALHGQGIPELLSILELLAKGKPELRPPVSDAWGVVFKREVHPELGKLVHFQAWNRLGTKTKVFSESGDRSIDNLYRISARDFEETKEVEPGELVATSSLLFAKPGDILLRHNTTKTSLLSPIKKQFQILLEPEKGEDREELWNSLQELAWLDESIGLDILPETGQFRLSGTGELHLEISLSRLRSIFSKSFQTSGIKVARFALWKNLVQKVAFQHTAFDQKISSGQVLASLESSHSFSKGVRFNAELPDSIEEAISSAFEEVTAKGKDGEEVLGLSMIVESYEPPETESSFDLASLIKVAVIKGLKDIIPNHSELIGPVSELEILTPDSYLGDILASLSKRDAKIRKVVAVADGRQLIQASASTQNLLGFSGVLRNMAQGRGVLSLDTLFDFDNHSVLF from the coding sequence ATGTCCCTCCCTTTTTTGAATCCAGGAATCTTCGCGCATATTGACGCGGGCAAAACCACGCTGCTTGAAAGGATTCTTTTCGAAACGGGTAAAATCTCCTCGCCCGGCAGAATCGAAGAAGGCACCACAGAGTCCGATTATCTTCCGGAAGAAATCGAAAGAGGGATCTCCATCCAATCCACCGTGGCTCGCATTCCTTATCCGAACGAGGAATCTCCCCGGCTACTTTTGCAATTCGTGGATAATCCGGGGCATTTGGATTTTCAGTCCCAGGCCAATGCTTCCCTCTTAGTTTCCGATTTCGGTCTGGTACTCGTGGACTCCTTCGAGGGTCTGAAATCTCAGACTTTCCAAAACGTGGAAGCGTTGCGTAAAGCGGGACGACCCATTCTTCTCTTTTTAAATAAGTTGGACCGAGAAGGCTCCGATATACTTACCCCTTTGGTAGATCTGGAGGTCGCTCTAGGCAAAGAGCCCGTTCTATTATTCAAAGAAGGAGGTGAGGTCCCTCTGTTGGAAGGCAAGGGAGAGGAGAGAGACTTCCTTCCTTGTATTGAATGGGATCCGGATCTTTCCGAAGAATATCTCAAAGATCATTCCAAACTTCCCCTTCTCGCCAAAGAGGGCCTTATAAAAGGATTCTGGGAAGGGAAGGTGTTTCCCGTTTTAGGGGGCTCCGCGCTGCATGGGCAAGGGATCCCGGAGTTGCTTTCTATCTTAGAACTTTTGGCAAAGGGAAAACCCGAACTCCGGCCTCCCGTCTCCGATGCCTGGGGAGTCGTCTTTAAGAGGGAAGTACATCCGGAGCTCGGCAAACTCGTGCATTTTCAGGCCTGGAACCGTTTGGGAACCAAGACCAAAGTTTTCTCCGAATCCGGAGACAGATCCATAGACAATTTATACAGAATCTCCGCCAGGGATTTTGAAGAAACGAAAGAGGTGGAGCCGGGGGAACTCGTTGCGACTTCTTCCCTTCTATTTGCAAAGCCGGGGGACATTCTTTTACGACATAATACGACGAAAACCAGTTTATTGTCTCCTATCAAGAAGCAATTCCAGATTCTTCTCGAACCCGAAAAGGGAGAAGATCGGGAAGAATTATGGAATTCTCTCCAGGAGTTAGCTTGGTTGGACGAGTCGATCGGGTTGGATATTCTTCCCGAAACGGGACAATTTCGCTTATCAGGCACGGGTGAGTTGCATCTGGAGATTTCTCTTTCGCGCTTGAGAAGCATCTTCTCTAAAAGTTTTCAGACAAGCGGAATCAAGGTTGCAAGATTCGCGCTTTGGAAAAATTTGGTTCAAAAGGTCGCATTTCAGCATACCGCGTTCGATCAAAAAATCTCGAGCGGTCAGGTGCTCGCGTCCTTGGAAAGCTCTCACAGCTTTTCTAAGGGAGTGCGGTTTAATGCCGAGTTACCAGATTCGATAGAAGAGGCGATTTCTTCCGCATTCGAGGAAGTTACCGCTAAGGGCAAAGACGGAGAAGAAGTTCTCGGTCTTTCCATGATCGTAGAGAGTTATGAGCCTCCGGAGACGGAGTCCTCTTTCGATCTTGCTTCGTTGATCAAAGTAGCCGTCATCAAGGGTTTAAAAGACATAATTCCGAATCATTCGGAACTAATCGGCCCCGTCTCTGAGTTGGAGATCCTTACACCGGATTCTTATCTCGGAGATATTTTGGCAAGTTTGTCCAAAAGGGACGCAAAGATTCGTAAGGTCGTTGCGGTGGCTGATGGGCGCCAATTGATCCAAGCAAGTGCTTCTACGCAAAACTTACTTGGCTTTAGCGGCGTTCTTAGAAATATGGCTCAAGGAAGGGGCGTCCTGTCTTTGGACACCCTTTTTGACTTTGATAACCATTCTGTATTGTTTTAA
- the rplV gene encoding 50S ribosomal protein L22, with amino-acid sequence MEAVAIARFIRMSPRKLRLVADEIRGYEVAEALDILKYTNKRAIEPIFKLIKSASANAVVKNDSAEPGKMFIKKILVDEGPILKRFRPRARGRAARIRKRTSHVTVVISD; translated from the coding sequence ATGGAAGCCGTAGCAATCGCAAGATTTATCAGAATGTCTCCTCGTAAACTGCGTCTCGTCGCCGACGAGATCCGCGGATACGAAGTTGCGGAAGCTCTGGATATTCTGAAATATACGAACAAGAGAGCCATCGAGCCTATCTTCAAGCTGATCAAGTCCGCTTCTGCAAACGCAGTCGTGAAGAACGATTCCGCTGAGCCCGGCAAGATGTTTATTAAGAAAATTCTCGTGGACGAAGGCCCTATTCTGAAACGCTTCCGTCCTCGCGCTCGCGGTAGAGCGGCAAGGATTCGTAAGAGAACCAGCCACGTAACAGTGGTCATCTCGGATTAA
- a CDS encoding 50S ribosomal protein L23, whose product MNLNEVILSPIITEKSQDLETIGEKDGKRTVKYTVEIHPRANKTLVKEAFRKIYNVVPSSVNIQVYRGKVKRFRHLPAPKAHWKKAIVTFRDGASIDFGKEA is encoded by the coding sequence ATGAACCTGAACGAAGTTATCTTATCACCGATCATCACCGAGAAGTCCCAGGACCTCGAGACCATCGGAGAAAAAGATGGAAAGAGAACCGTAAAATATACGGTGGAGATCCATCCTAGAGCCAACAAGACTCTGGTGAAGGAAGCTTTCCGCAAAATTTACAACGTAGTGCCTTCTTCTGTAAACATCCAAGTTTACCGTGGAAAGGTGAAAAGATTCCGTCATCTGCCGGCTCCGAAAGCGCATTGGAAGAAAGCAATCGTGACTTTCCGCGACGGAGCAAGCATCGACTTCGGTAAGGAAGCATAA
- the rplE gene encoding 50S ribosomal protein L5 has translation MAARLREKYGKEIAPALQKQYNFKSVMQVPRLEKIVLNVGMGEAHTNPKALEAAVEELALITGQRPVKTKAKKSIAGFKLREGMSLGTTVTLRGNYMYEFLDRLVNVALPRVRDFKGVSEKGFDGRGNYNFSIKEQIIFPEIKVDKINSLYGMNLTFVTNTKSDAEAHSLLAAFGMPFRNLR, from the coding sequence ATGGCAGCTAGACTGAGGGAAAAATACGGGAAAGAAATCGCTCCCGCACTCCAAAAACAGTATAACTTCAAGTCGGTTATGCAGGTCCCCCGCCTTGAGAAAATAGTTCTCAACGTAGGTATGGGAGAAGCTCATACGAACCCCAAGGCTCTCGAAGCTGCGGTGGAAGAGCTCGCTTTGATTACCGGCCAACGCCCCGTAAAAACTAAGGCAAAAAAATCCATTGCGGGATTCAAACTCCGCGAGGGTATGAGCCTCGGAACCACCGTTACACTGCGCGGGAACTATATGTATGAGTTCCTGGATCGTCTGGTGAACGTGGCTCTTCCAAGGGTGCGCGACTTTAAAGGTGTTTCCGAGAAGGGTTTCGACGGACGCGGAAACTATAACTTCAGCATCAAAGAGCAAATCATTTTCCCCGAGATCAAAGTGGATAAGATCAATTCACTCTACGGGATGAACCTGACCTTCGTAACGAACACCAAGAGCGATGCGGAAGCTCATAGCCTTCTCGCCGCTTTCGGTATGCCGTTCCGGAACCTGAGATAA
- the rpsC gene encoding 30S ribosomal protein S3, with product MGQKVNPIGLRIGITRGWDSIWFSQADYKKNLHEDIRIRRFIQGRFKEAGVVKVVVERFPEKINVNLHTAKPGVVIGKNGANIEAVKKVIKTMTEKPLNLNIIEVKKPETIAQCIAESIAIQIQERQPFRRVMKQELRRAMRGGVEGIKILISGRLNGADMARREGYREGRIPLHTLRAKIDLGFREASTTFGQIGVKVWTYTGDFINSKEESEEDKYAVKRRTN from the coding sequence ATGGGACAGAAAGTTAACCCAATCGGACTTCGTATCGGGATCACTCGCGGATGGGATTCCATCTGGTTCTCTCAAGCAGACTATAAAAAGAACCTGCACGAAGACATTAGAATTCGTAGATTTATCCAAGGCCGTTTCAAAGAGGCAGGCGTTGTAAAAGTTGTAGTGGAGCGTTTTCCTGAGAAGATCAACGTGAACCTTCACACTGCTAAGCCTGGTGTGGTAATCGGTAAAAACGGAGCGAATATCGAAGCCGTTAAGAAAGTCATCAAGACTATGACCGAGAAGCCTTTGAACCTTAACATTATCGAAGTTAAGAAGCCTGAGACTATCGCTCAATGTATCGCCGAGTCCATCGCGATTCAAATCCAAGAGCGCCAACCTTTCCGTCGCGTAATGAAGCAAGAGCTTCGTCGTGCGATGAGAGGCGGAGTGGAAGGGATCAAAATCCTAATCTCCGGACGTTTGAACGGAGCGGATATGGCTCGTCGCGAAGGCTATCGTGAAGGAAGAATTCCTCTTCATACCCTGAGAGCGAAGATTGATTTAGGATTCCGCGAAGCAAGCACCACTTTCGGCCAGATCGGAGTGAAAGTTTGGACTTACACTGGAGACTTCATCAACAGTAAAGAAGAGTCCGAAGAAGATAAATACGCCGTTAAGAGAAGGACCAACTGA
- the rplP gene encoding 50S ribosomal protein L16 — MLSPKRVKFRKRQRGRLKGNDERGSKVSFGEFGLKAVTSGRLTARQIEAARITINRQVKRGGKLWIRIFPHLPITKKPAETRMGKGKGNPEFWIAEVRPGRVLFEMSGIDEATAKKALDLAAYKLPVQTEFVKRSML, encoded by the coding sequence ATGTTATCACCTAAAAGAGTTAAGTTCAGAAAAAGACAAAGAGGTCGCCTGAAAGGAAACGACGAACGTGGTTCTAAAGTTTCTTTCGGAGAGTTCGGTTTGAAAGCCGTGACTTCCGGTCGTCTGACTGCAAGACAAATCGAAGCTGCAAGGATCACCATCAACCGCCAAGTGAAAAGAGGCGGGAAATTATGGATTCGGATCTTTCCTCACCTTCCTATTACCAAGAAACCAGCGGAAACTCGTATGGGTAAAGGAAAAGGTAACCCTGAGTTCTGGATTGCTGAAGTCAGACCTGGCCGCGTTTTATTCGAAATGAGCGGAATTGATGAAGCGACCGCTAAAAAAGCTTTGGATTTGGCTGCTTATAAACTGCCTGTTCAAACCGAATTCGTGAAGAGGTCCATGCTGTGA
- the rpsJ gene encoding 30S ribosomal protein S10, giving the protein MAGQKIRVKLKAFDHKLIDQSTYEIVATAKRTGATVSGPIPLPTKKEIYTVLRSPHVNKKSREQFEMKTHKRLIDILDTNEDTVEALMKLQLPAGVSVDIKS; this is encoded by the coding sequence ATGGCTGGCCAAAAGATCAGAGTAAAGCTTAAGGCTTTCGATCATAAGTTGATCGACCAATCGACTTACGAGATCGTTGCGACTGCCAAAAGGACCGGAGCTACTGTCTCCGGTCCGATTCCTCTTCCTACGAAGAAGGAAATATACACAGTCCTCCGTTCTCCACACGTAAATAAAAAATCAAGAGAGCAGTTTGAGATGAAAACTCACAAACGGCTTATCGACATCCTGGATACTAACGAAGACACGGTAGAAGCTCTGATGAAGCTGCAACTGCCAGCCGGTGTATCCGTGGATATTAAATCCTAA
- the rplN gene encoding 50S ribosomal protein L14, translated as MIQQETILQVADNSGIKRVMCIKVLGGSKKRYASVGDEIIVAVKDAQPAYGLKDSTGKKVHNKAVQRAVVVRTKKEIRRPDGSYIRFDDNAVAIIDDKGNPKGTRIFGPVARELRDKKYAKIISLAPEVL; from the coding sequence ATGATCCAACAGGAAACCATCCTCCAAGTCGCCGACAACTCCGGAATCAAACGGGTTATGTGTATTAAGGTTCTCGGAGGCTCTAAGAAACGTTACGCTTCCGTGGGAGACGAGATTATCGTCGCCGTTAAAGACGCTCAACCCGCTTACGGATTGAAGGACTCCACGGGGAAAAAGGTCCATAACAAGGCCGTTCAACGCGCCGTTGTTGTTAGAACTAAGAAAGAAATCCGTCGTCCGGACGGTTCTTATATCCGTTTCGATGATAACGCAGTAGCCATCATCGACGATAAGGGAAATCCGAAAGGAACCCGTATCTTCGGGCCGGTTGCTCGCGAACTTCGCGATAAAAAATACGCTAAGATTATCTCCCTAGCGCCGGAGGTTCTATAA
- the rplD gene encoding 50S ribosomal protein L4 has protein sequence MKAQKYSKEGKLLSEIELPAALFESKFSSGAIYDAIKAENANLRSGNHHTKTRSEVSGGGKKPWAQKGTGRARQGSIRAPHWVGGGTVHGPRKRDYSYKVSPKVKRRAVLSVLNKKAQGASIKVVEDLDPKEFSTKAFATLFNNIGLKNTGVIGFLVGGENDFIKKSVRNIPTVKYINSKRIAVRDILYNRNLVITEGALGEILKHYGEGK, from the coding sequence ATGAAAGCACAGAAGTACTCCAAAGAAGGAAAGCTGCTCTCGGAAATCGAACTGCCTGCGGCTTTGTTCGAATCCAAATTCAGCAGCGGGGCGATTTACGACGCCATTAAGGCGGAGAACGCTAACCTCCGTTCCGGGAATCATCATACGAAAACCCGCTCCGAAGTTTCGGGAGGCGGTAAAAAACCTTGGGCCCAAAAAGGGACCGGTCGTGCACGTCAAGGTTCCATTCGCGCTCCTCATTGGGTGGGCGGTGGTACTGTTCACGGACCTCGCAAGAGAGATTATTCGTACAAGGTTTCCCCGAAAGTGAAACGCAGGGCGGTTCTTTCCGTTCTGAATAAGAAAGCGCAAGGCGCATCCATCAAAGTGGTGGAGGATCTGGATCCGAAAGAATTCAGCACCAAAGCGTTTGCGACCTTATTCAATAATATCGGTCTGAAAAACACGGGAGTCATCGGCTTTCTGGTAGGCGGAGAGAACGATTTCATCAAGAAATCTGTTCGCAATATCCCTACCGTGAAGTATATCAACTCCAAGCGGATCGCCGTTCGCGACATTCTCTATAACAGGAACCTCGTCATCACCGAAGGCGCTTTGGGAGAAATCCTCAAGCATTATGGAGAAGGCAAATGA